One stretch of Thalassovita sp. DNA includes these proteins:
- a CDS encoding 2Fe-2S iron-sulfur cluster-binding protein, which translates to MRDFHPLRLSEVRPEIEGAATSLIFEVPQALQATFQWQAGQHLTLRFMIDGVEERRSYTISNPPWAPLRITVKQVYKGKVSHHVAGLAPGDTVEVMPPFGSFCLTPQPMGRRTHYFFGAGSGITPLFAMINAVLQEEPYSVAHLIYGNADEPSILLREELEALQDRHGDRFTLRHVISSPSMWSWFSPWRKGRVDKGSIAAAIEETPPEAQDVQYWICGPGAMNRDVKTALMSMDVPDTRIHMESFGGAAAEDDGVTGVKATATVRLDGADHQIAMAADQTLLQALQANGLSVPYSCQSGVCGACRCQVTEGTVHMRNRMALEDADIAKGAALSCQSLATSETLGVNFDR; encoded by the coding sequence ATGCGTGACTTTCACCCATTGCGCCTGTCAGAGGTGCGACCAGAAATCGAAGGCGCTGCAACCTCGTTGATCTTTGAGGTGCCACAGGCCCTGCAGGCCACGTTCCAATGGCAGGCCGGTCAACACCTGACCCTGCGGTTCATGATCGACGGGGTTGAGGAACGGCGCAGTTACACCATCTCCAACCCGCCCTGGGCACCGCTGCGGATCACGGTGAAGCAGGTGTATAAGGGCAAGGTTTCGCACCATGTGGCGGGGCTGGCGCCGGGTGACACGGTTGAAGTCATGCCCCCTTTCGGCAGCTTTTGCCTGACGCCGCAGCCCATGGGGCGCCGGACGCATTATTTCTTTGGCGCGGGCAGCGGCATCACCCCGCTTTTTGCGATGATCAATGCCGTCTTGCAGGAAGAACCCTATTCGGTGGCGCATCTGATCTATGGCAACGCCGATGAGCCAAGCATCCTGTTGCGGGAAGAGTTGGAGGCGCTGCAAGACCGCCATGGCGATCGCTTCACCTTGCGCCATGTCATTTCAAGCCCATCAATGTGGAGCTGGTTCAGCCCCTGGCGCAAGGGCCGCGTGGACAAAGGCTCCATCGCTGCCGCCATCGAGGAAACCCCGCCCGAGGCGCAGGATGTGCAGTATTGGATCTGCGGCCCCGGTGCGATGAACCGCGATGTGAAAACAGCGCTGATGTCGATGGACGTGCCAGACACCCGCATCCATATGGAAAGCTTCGGCGGCGCGGCAGCTGAGGATGATGGCGTCACCGGGGTCAAGGCAACTGCCACCGTGCGCCTGGACGGTGCCGACCATCAGATCGCCATGGCCGCGGATCAAACCCTGCTACAGGCGTTGCAGGCCAACGGCCTGTCCGTCCCTTACAGCTGCCAGTCAGGCGTTTGCGGCGCTTGCCGCTGTCAGGTGACCGAAGGCACCGTTCACATGCGCAACCGCATGGCCCTGGAGGATGCGGACATCGCCAAGGGCGCTGCGCTCAGCTGTCAAAGCCTGGCAACAAGCGAAACACTTGGCGTCAATTTTGACCGCTGA
- a CDS encoding MarR family winged helix-turn-helix transcriptional regulator, with product MSSKLPVSAREFFNDDDANVGFNRLWFNMMRAHRHFYPVITKALKTHGLNDPIWYEILLQIHRGGPDGKLMGEIETELFLPQYALSRHVSRLEKAGFLRREFIADGRRKQLLFLTNKGVDLHGEVWQTYHDAMQDMLADRVSSDEAYEAALTLIKLLPGGEFIGHKQD from the coding sequence ATGTCTAGCAAGCTTCCCGTCTCCGCCAGAGAGTTCTTTAACGATGATGACGCCAACGTCGGCTTCAACCGGCTGTGGTTCAACATGATGCGGGCGCACCGTCATTTTTACCCGGTGATCACCAAAGCGTTGAAGACACACGGCCTGAACGATCCGATCTGGTATGAGATCCTGCTGCAGATCCATCGCGGCGGGCCCGATGGCAAACTTATGGGTGAGATTGAGACCGAGTTGTTCCTGCCGCAATACGCCCTGTCCCGGCATGTTTCACGGTTGGAAAAGGCCGGGTTCCTGCGGCGCGAATTCATCGCTGACGGTCGCCGCAAGCAGTTGCTGTTTCTGACCAACAAAGGCGTCGATCTACATGGCGAGGTTTGGCAGACCTACCATGATGCCATGCAGGACATGCTGGCAGATCGGGTCAGCAGTGACGAAGCCTATGAGGCAGCACTGACCCTCATCAAACTGCTGCCCGGTGGTGAATTCATAGGTCATAAACAGGACTAA
- a CDS encoding efflux RND transporter permease subunit yields the protein MGLIKLGTTSREISDTMDTFFSGTPYSTFRDGDTSIPIVLRSEAAFRDSIDDLTNLTIPTKTGLVTLDQVAAFYPVLEFSQIRRENQQRRIVISGKSSVLSAAQVEAQITPLLEEIDADLGPGYTVSIGGESEDAAKANAELVAGMPLALGVMLAALIYQFNSMRRVALTFMTIPLVAAGAPLVLSIAGMPLSFFAILGLISLMGIIINNAIVLIDQIDIERQTLGLDDAIVAAAKKRVTPVLLTSMTTILGLLPMAIFGGALFEPMASLMIGGLLLASPLTLIFVPPVYRLFFRRDAAACPTAEGA from the coding sequence GTGGGGCTGATCAAACTGGGCACCACCTCACGTGAGATTTCGGACACGATGGATACCTTCTTCTCCGGGACACCTTATTCGACCTTCCGCGACGGCGACACATCGATCCCGATTGTGCTGCGCTCCGAGGCGGCATTCCGCGACAGTATCGACGATCTGACGAACCTGACCATCCCGACCAAAACCGGTCTGGTGACATTGGATCAGGTTGCTGCCTTCTACCCGGTCTTGGAATTTTCGCAGATCCGGCGGGAAAACCAGCAGCGTCGCATTGTCATTTCGGGCAAGAGCAGCGTGCTCTCCGCGGCGCAGGTTGAGGCGCAGATCACTCCGCTGTTGGAAGAGATCGATGCAGATCTGGGGCCGGGCTATACCGTGTCTATCGGTGGTGAAAGCGAAGATGCCGCCAAGGCAAACGCTGAATTGGTGGCCGGCATGCCGCTGGCGCTGGGCGTGATGTTGGCCGCGTTGATCTATCAGTTCAACTCGATGCGGCGTGTGGCCCTGACCTTTATGACCATCCCGTTGGTTGCCGCAGGGGCGCCATTGGTGCTGTCCATCGCGGGCATGCCCTTGTCGTTCTTTGCTATTCTGGGGCTGATCTCCTTGATGGGGATCATCATCAACAACGCGATTGTTCTGATCGACCAGATCGATATCGAACGACAAACCCTTGGTCTGGATGATGCGATTGTGGCCGCAGCCAAAAAGCGGGTGACGCCGGTTCTGCTGACCTCGATGACAACGATCCTTGGGCTGTTGCCGATGGCCATTTTTGGTGGCGCCTTGTTTGAGCCGATGGCCTCTCTGATGATTGGTGGATTGCTGCTGGCCTCGCCGCTGACACTGATCTTCGTGCCGCCGGTCTATCGCTTGTTCTTCCGCCGGGATGCGGCGGCTTGTCCAACGGCTGAGGGCGCTTAA